A window from Chroicocephalus ridibundus chromosome 19, bChrRid1.1, whole genome shotgun sequence encodes these proteins:
- the LDLRAP1 gene encoding low density lipoprotein receptor adapter protein 1 isoform X1 has translation MDALKSAGRALLRSPSVHKPSWAGGRHKKLPENWTDTRETLLEGMLFSLKYMGMTLVEQPKGEELSAAAVKRIVATAKASGKKLQKVTLKVSPRGIVLNDSGTNELIENVSIYRISYCTADKIHDKVFAYIAQNQLNENLECHAFLCTKRKMAQAVTLTVAQAFKIAFELWQAAKEEKEKRERSMLEGEGPSSPSSEATARPDAPAATGNLLDLEDPAKSPLTSSANSPRLDNSMFGPSSSVNNNVVWEMDDGLDEAFSRLAQSRTNPHVLDTGLTAQDIQSAETLSPVDWNKIDPTTGEKDDLFMF, from the exons ATGGACGCGCTGAAGTCGGCGGGTCGAGCCCTCCTGCGGAGCCCCAGCGTCCACAAACCCTCCTGGGCCGGCGGCCGACACAAGA AGCTCCCGGAGAACTGGACGGACACCCGTGAGACGCTGCTGGAGGGGATGCTCTTCAGCCTCAAGTACATGGGCATGACGCTGGTGGAGCAGCCCAAGGGAGAGGAGCTTTCCGCGGCCGCCGTCAAAAGGATTGTTGCCACC gcaaaagcaagtggaaagaaactgcagaaagtGACTCTGAAAGTCTCGCCCAGAGGGATTGTGTTAAACGACAGTGGAACAAATGAGCTGATAGAGAACGTCTCCATATACAG GATATCCTACTGCACGGCAGACAAGATCCACGATAAAGTGTTTGCCTACATTGCCCAGAACCAGCTCAATGAGAACCTGGAGTGCCATGCCTTCCTCTGTACCAAACGGAAAATG GCGCAAGCAGTCACCCTCACCGTGGCCCAGGCCTTCAAAATCGCGTTTGAGCTCTGGCAAGCAGCTAAGGAAG AGAAGGAGAAGCGGGAACGGTCCATGTTGGAAGGAGAAGGGCCAAGCAGCCCCAGCTCGGAAGCCACTGCCCGCCCCGATGCAC CAGCAGCCACGGGGAACTTGCTGGATTTAGAAGATCCTGCCAAATCGCCCCTGACCAGCAGCGCGAACTCCCCGCGCTTAGATAACAGCATGTTTGGGCCCAGCTCCTCTGTAAATAACAACGTGGTGTGG GAAATGGATGATGGTCTCGACGAGGCATTTTCAAG ACTGGCTCAGTCGAGGACAAACCCCCACGTCCTCGACACGGGACTGACGGCGCAGGACATCCAGAGCGCAGAAACGCTCTCGCCTGTGGACTGGAACAAAATAGATCCCACCACAGGCGAGAAAGATGATCTCTTCATGTTTTGA
- the LDLRAP1 gene encoding low density lipoprotein receptor adapter protein 1 isoform X2 has protein sequence MDALKSAGRALLRSPSVHKPSWAGGRHKKLPENWTDTRETLLEGMLFSLKYMGMTLVEQPKGEELSAAAVKRIVATAKASGKKLQKVTLKVSPRGIVLNDSGTNELIENVSIYRISYCTADKIHDKVFAYIAQNQLNENLECHAFLCTKRKMAQAVTLTVAQAFKIAFELWQAAKEEKEKRERSMLEGEGPSSPSSEATARPDAPATGNLLDLEDPAKSPLTSSANSPRLDNSMFGPSSSVNNNVVWEMDDGLDEAFSRLAQSRTNPHVLDTGLTAQDIQSAETLSPVDWNKIDPTTGEKDDLFMF, from the exons ATGGACGCGCTGAAGTCGGCGGGTCGAGCCCTCCTGCGGAGCCCCAGCGTCCACAAACCCTCCTGGGCCGGCGGCCGACACAAGA AGCTCCCGGAGAACTGGACGGACACCCGTGAGACGCTGCTGGAGGGGATGCTCTTCAGCCTCAAGTACATGGGCATGACGCTGGTGGAGCAGCCCAAGGGAGAGGAGCTTTCCGCGGCCGCCGTCAAAAGGATTGTTGCCACC gcaaaagcaagtggaaagaaactgcagaaagtGACTCTGAAAGTCTCGCCCAGAGGGATTGTGTTAAACGACAGTGGAACAAATGAGCTGATAGAGAACGTCTCCATATACAG GATATCCTACTGCACGGCAGACAAGATCCACGATAAAGTGTTTGCCTACATTGCCCAGAACCAGCTCAATGAGAACCTGGAGTGCCATGCCTTCCTCTGTACCAAACGGAAAATG GCGCAAGCAGTCACCCTCACCGTGGCCCAGGCCTTCAAAATCGCGTTTGAGCTCTGGCAAGCAGCTAAGGAAG AGAAGGAGAAGCGGGAACGGTCCATGTTGGAAGGAGAAGGGCCAAGCAGCCCCAGCTCGGAAGCCACTGCCCGCCCCGATGCAC CAGCCACGGGGAACTTGCTGGATTTAGAAGATCCTGCCAAATCGCCCCTGACCAGCAGCGCGAACTCCCCGCGCTTAGATAACAGCATGTTTGGGCCCAGCTCCTCTGTAAATAACAACGTGGTGTGG GAAATGGATGATGGTCTCGACGAGGCATTTTCAAG ACTGGCTCAGTCGAGGACAAACCCCCACGTCCTCGACACGGGACTGACGGCGCAGGACATCCAGAGCGCAGAAACGCTCTCGCCTGTGGACTGGAACAAAATAGATCCCACCACAGGCGAGAAAGATGATCTCTTCATGTTTTGA
- the LDLRAP1 gene encoding low density lipoprotein receptor adapter protein 1 isoform X3 yields MLFSLKYMGMTLVEQPKGEELSAAAVKRIVATAKASGKKLQKVTLKVSPRGIVLNDSGTNELIENVSIYRISYCTADKIHDKVFAYIAQNQLNENLECHAFLCTKRKMAQAVTLTVAQAFKIAFELWQAAKEEKEKRERSMLEGEGPSSPSSEATARPDAPAATGNLLDLEDPAKSPLTSSANSPRLDNSMFGPSSSVNNNVVWEMDDGLDEAFSRLAQSRTNPHVLDTGLTAQDIQSAETLSPVDWNKIDPTTGEKDDLFMF; encoded by the exons ATGCTCTTCAGCCTCAAGTACATGGGCATGACGCTGGTGGAGCAGCCCAAGGGAGAGGAGCTTTCCGCGGCCGCCGTCAAAAGGATTGTTGCCACC gcaaaagcaagtggaaagaaactgcagaaagtGACTCTGAAAGTCTCGCCCAGAGGGATTGTGTTAAACGACAGTGGAACAAATGAGCTGATAGAGAACGTCTCCATATACAG GATATCCTACTGCACGGCAGACAAGATCCACGATAAAGTGTTTGCCTACATTGCCCAGAACCAGCTCAATGAGAACCTGGAGTGCCATGCCTTCCTCTGTACCAAACGGAAAATG GCGCAAGCAGTCACCCTCACCGTGGCCCAGGCCTTCAAAATCGCGTTTGAGCTCTGGCAAGCAGCTAAGGAAG AGAAGGAGAAGCGGGAACGGTCCATGTTGGAAGGAGAAGGGCCAAGCAGCCCCAGCTCGGAAGCCACTGCCCGCCCCGATGCAC CAGCAGCCACGGGGAACTTGCTGGATTTAGAAGATCCTGCCAAATCGCCCCTGACCAGCAGCGCGAACTCCCCGCGCTTAGATAACAGCATGTTTGGGCCCAGCTCCTCTGTAAATAACAACGTGGTGTGG GAAATGGATGATGGTCTCGACGAGGCATTTTCAAG ACTGGCTCAGTCGAGGACAAACCCCCACGTCCTCGACACGGGACTGACGGCGCAGGACATCCAGAGCGCAGAAACGCTCTCGCCTGTGGACTGGAACAAAATAGATCCCACCACAGGCGAGAAAGATGATCTCTTCATGTTTTGA